A portion of the Pseudomonas synxantha BG33R genome contains these proteins:
- a CDS encoding YebC/PmpR family DNA-binding transcriptional regulator — MGAQWKVKHKEAAANAKGKIFGKLVKEITIAARNGADTATNAHLRLVVEQAKKASMPKETLDRAIKKGAGLLGETVQYHRVTYEGFAPHQVPLIVECVTDNINRTVAEIRVAFRKGQLGASGSVAWDFNHVGLIEASPDTPDADPEMAAIEAGAQDFEDGEEEGTTLFITETTDLDAVQKALPEQGFTVLSAKLGYLSKNPVSGLTDEQMAEVEAFLEGLDNHDDVQDMFVGLAG, encoded by the coding sequence ATGGGCGCACAGTGGAAAGTCAAACATAAAGAAGCGGCAGCCAATGCCAAGGGCAAGATTTTCGGCAAGCTGGTGAAAGAGATCACCATCGCCGCCCGCAACGGCGCCGATACCGCGACCAACGCGCACCTGCGCCTGGTGGTCGAGCAGGCCAAGAAAGCCTCGATGCCCAAGGAAACCCTGGATCGTGCGATCAAGAAGGGCGCCGGTCTGCTCGGTGAAACCGTGCAATACCACCGCGTGACCTACGAAGGGTTTGCCCCGCACCAGGTGCCCCTGATCGTTGAGTGCGTAACCGACAACATCAACCGCACCGTGGCGGAAATCCGCGTGGCGTTCCGCAAGGGACAGCTGGGCGCTTCCGGCTCGGTGGCCTGGGATTTCAACCACGTCGGCCTGATCGAAGCATCGCCGGACACCCCGGATGCTGATCCGGAAATGGCCGCCATCGAAGCCGGCGCCCAGGATTTTGAAGACGGTGAAGAAGAGGGCACCACCCTGTTCATCACCGAAACCACCGACCTGGATGCCGTGCAGAAAGCTTTGCCGGAGCAGGGTTTTACCGTGCTGTCGGCCAAGCTGGGTTACCTGTCGAAGAACCCGGTCAGTGGTTTGACCGATGAGCAGATGGCTGAAGTCGAGGCGTTCCTGGAAGGCCTGGATAACCATGATGATGTGCAGGATATGTTTGTCGGCCTGGCTGGCTAG
- a CDS encoding MFS transporter codes for MNIPMGSIKRWRVQIFAITWLAYAAFYFTRKAFSVAKLGIGDDPSFPLDKMMMANLDGLYLAAYAVGQFTWGMLADRFGPRVVVLGGLLVSAAAALVMGTFATLPIFVTCMLIQGLAQSTGWSGLCKNLGSFFPARQRGRVLGLWSSCYAFGGLVASPFAGWWAYTLIGSWHAAFISSAAVVAVVAVLFFMFQRNTPQDVGLPAVEPEPLMSAEDRAAEQRISVLEPLRAILRNRTVLTLGLAYFLLKPARYAILLWGPVIVYEQMPSVGKVGAAIVPTAFELAGLLGPVLIGLASDKLFGARRMPACVLSLLALTVALALFMGALHTGSVVLVMALLFVMGLTLYGPDSMISSTAAIDFGTAKAGATAAGFVNGCGSVGAILGGLLPGYFDTVTVFIVFAGAALFSSLVLMPYWNARPAVLAQVGDFIPDRSATIKPLRT; via the coding sequence ATGAATATCCCTATGGGTAGCATCAAGCGTTGGCGCGTGCAGATTTTCGCCATCACCTGGCTGGCGTACGCCGCGTTCTATTTCACCCGCAAAGCCTTCTCGGTGGCAAAACTGGGGATCGGCGACGACCCAAGCTTCCCCCTCGATAAAATGATGATGGCCAACCTCGATGGCTTGTATCTCGCCGCGTACGCCGTGGGCCAGTTCACCTGGGGCATGCTCGCCGACCGCTTCGGGCCACGGGTGGTGGTGCTTGGCGGCTTGCTGGTTTCCGCCGCCGCCGCGCTGGTGATGGGCACGTTTGCGACCTTGCCGATCTTTGTCACCTGCATGTTGATCCAGGGGTTGGCGCAGTCCACCGGCTGGTCGGGGTTGTGCAAGAACCTCGGTAGTTTCTTCCCGGCCCGGCAGCGTGGGCGGGTGTTGGGGCTGTGGAGTTCGTGCTATGCCTTTGGCGGCTTGGTCGCTTCACCGTTCGCCGGCTGGTGGGCCTACACCCTGATCGGTAGTTGGCACGCGGCGTTTATCTCCAGCGCTGCGGTGGTGGCGGTGGTGGCCGTGCTGTTCTTTATGTTCCAGCGCAATACCCCCCAGGATGTGGGTTTGCCAGCGGTGGAGCCCGAGCCGCTCATGAGTGCCGAGGACAGGGCCGCCGAACAGCGCATCAGTGTGCTTGAACCGTTGCGCGCTATCTTGCGCAACCGCACGGTGTTGACGCTGGGGCTGGCGTATTTCCTGCTCAAGCCGGCGCGTTACGCGATTTTGCTGTGGGGCCCGGTGATCGTCTACGAACAGATGCCGTCGGTGGGCAAGGTCGGCGCGGCCATCGTGCCCACCGCGTTCGAGCTGGCCGGTTTGCTCGGGCCGGTACTGATCGGCCTGGCTTCCGACAAACTGTTCGGCGCCCGGCGTATGCCGGCCTGTGTGCTGAGCCTGCTGGCGTTGACCGTGGCCCTGGCGTTGTTCATGGGTGCGCTGCACACCGGCAGTGTGGTGCTGGTGATGGCCTTGCTGTTTGTCATGGGCCTGACCCTGTACGGCCCCGACTCGATGATCAGCAGCACCGCTGCCATTGACTTCGGCACTGCCAAAGCCGGCGCCACGGCGGCAGGGTTTGTGAATGGTTGCGGTTCGGTGGGCGCGATCCTGGGCGGCTTGCTGCCGGGCTACTTCGATACCGTCACGGTGTTTATCGTGTTTGCCGGCGCGGCGCTGTTTTCTTCACTGGTATTGATGCCCTACTGGAACGCCAGGCCCGCTGTTCTGGCGCAGGTGGGGGACTTCATCCCGGATCGCAGTGCCACCATCAAACCCCTGCGCACCTGA
- a CDS encoding LysR substrate-binding domain-containing protein, which produces MSVSHAQLKAFHAVAVHGSFTGAAERLFLTQPAISDQVRKLEERFGVLLFHRNKRSVRLTDLGERLLGITQRLFVIEAQAEELLQDSRALLTGTLTLAVDAPVHVLPQIAHFCRLYPGISVKIETGNTDESLLRLYNYQADLALLGRDVDDARLLSLPLPDDQLLAFVARNHPWAGRESICLADLDDTPLVLREIGSVTRQTLEQEMRQAGLRIRPAIQVEGREAAREAVVVGIGVGVVSAAEFGADARVYAMPIRDCTQRMKETLVCLKEQSSRRVVASFLEIVRDSLHANSKKA; this is translated from the coding sequence ATGTCGGTTTCCCATGCCCAACTCAAAGCCTTCCATGCGGTGGCCGTGCACGGCAGTTTTACCGGCGCCGCCGAGCGCCTGTTCCTGACCCAGCCCGCGATTTCCGACCAGGTGCGCAAACTCGAAGAGCGCTTCGGCGTGTTGCTGTTTCACCGCAACAAACGTTCGGTACGCCTGACCGACCTGGGCGAACGCCTGCTGGGCATTACTCAACGCCTGTTTGTGATCGAGGCGCAAGCCGAAGAATTGCTGCAGGACTCCCGCGCCCTGCTCACTGGCACCCTCACCCTGGCGGTGGATGCACCCGTACATGTACTGCCACAGATTGCGCACTTCTGCCGGCTGTACCCGGGAATCAGCGTGAAGATCGAAACCGGCAATACCGATGAGTCGTTGTTGCGCCTGTACAACTACCAGGCCGACCTGGCGCTGTTGGGTCGCGATGTCGACGATGCGCGCCTGCTGTCGCTGCCATTGCCCGACGACCAGCTCCTGGCGTTTGTCGCCCGCAACCATCCCTGGGCCGGGCGCGAGTCCATCTGCCTGGCCGACCTGGATGACACGCCCTTGGTGCTGCGGGAAATCGGCTCAGTGACCCGTCAGACCCTGGAGCAGGAAATGCGCCAGGCCGGCCTGCGCATTCGCCCGGCGATTCAGGTTGAAGGCCGCGAAGCCGCGCGTGAAGCAGTGGTGGTGGGCATTGGCGTGGGCGTGGTGTCGGCGGCAGAGTTCGGCGCCGACGCTCGGGTGTACGCCATGCCGATCCGCGACTGCACTCAGCGCATGAAGGAAACCCTCGTCTGCCTGAAAGAACAGAGCTCACGTCGCGTGGTGGCGAGCTTTTTGGAGATCGTGCGTGACAGCCTTCACGCCAACTCGAAAAAAGCCTGA
- a CDS encoding LysR substrate-binding domain-containing protein: MNLFQLRAFDAVAREGSFTRAAARLFISQPAVTGHIKALEEHYQIALLRRTARRVELTEEGARLAAITRAIFGLVDEAQTMLEANRQLLTGRLEVAADGPHLVMPMIASLRSRYPGITVNLRLGNAQETLAALLSEHADVAVLTEVEPRNGLHLQPLDESRICALVPAAHPWAKQPDGIELAQLHEVIMVLREPSSITRRTFDDACMAANVQPKVLLELDSREAVTEAVAAELGVGVVSSMEVSPDPRVHAVPILGDGLLNRHTLGCMERRRSLRLIQAFFELA; this comes from the coding sequence ATGAACCTGTTTCAACTGCGTGCATTCGATGCCGTGGCCCGCGAGGGCAGTTTTACCCGTGCTGCGGCGCGGCTGTTCATCAGCCAGCCGGCGGTTACCGGGCATATCAAGGCGCTTGAAGAGCATTACCAGATTGCGCTGTTGCGCCGTACCGCCCGGCGGGTGGAGTTGACCGAAGAGGGCGCACGCCTGGCGGCCATCACCCGGGCGATCTTCGGTTTGGTGGATGAGGCGCAGACCATGCTGGAGGCCAACCGGCAGTTGCTCACTGGGCGTCTGGAGGTGGCGGCGGATGGTCCGCACCTGGTGATGCCGATGATCGCCAGCCTGCGCTCGCGCTACCCGGGCATTACCGTGAACCTGCGCCTGGGCAACGCCCAGGAAACCCTGGCGGCGCTGCTGTCCGAACATGCCGATGTGGCAGTGCTCACCGAGGTGGAGCCGCGCAATGGCTTGCACCTGCAACCTCTGGACGAGTCACGGATTTGCGCCCTGGTGCCGGCAGCGCATCCGTGGGCAAAGCAGCCCGACGGGATTGAACTGGCGCAGTTGCATGAGGTGATCATGGTGCTGCGTGAACCCAGTTCCATTACCCGGCGCACGTTCGACGACGCGTGCATGGCGGCGAATGTGCAGCCCAAGGTGCTGCTGGAACTGGATAGCCGTGAAGCCGTGACCGAAGCCGTCGCGGCCGAACTGGGGGTAGGGGTGGTGTCGTCGATGGAGGTCAGCCCGGACCCGCGGGTACACGCTGTGCCGATCCTGGGCGATGGCCTGCTCAACCGGCATACGCTCGGCTGCATGGAGCGGCGCCGTTCGCTGCGCTTGATTCAGGCTTTTTTCGAGTTGGCGTGA
- a CDS encoding 2-aminoethylphosphonate--pyruvate transaminase, which produces MTTAAPILLTPGPLTTSTRTRQAMMVDWGSWDDRFNQLTASVCTQLLAILNAADSHHCVPLQGSGTFAVEAAIGTLVPRNGKVLVLINGAYGKRLAKICEVLGRSFSTFETDEDEPTTAADVDRLLLADAAITHVALIHCETSTGILNPLAEIAQVVKRHDKRLIIDAMSSFGALPIDAREVPFEALIAASGKCLEGVPGMGFVFAEKAALAASQGNCHSLAMDLFDQHTYMAKTGQWRFTPPTHVVAALHEALLQYAEEGGLPARHQRYADNCQALLDGMAALGLRSFLPAAIQAPIIVTFHAPKDPRYQFKDFYERVKAKGFILYPGKLTQVETFRVGCIGHVDAAGMQAAVKAIADVLQEMEVLDI; this is translated from the coding sequence ATGACCACTGCCGCGCCGATCCTGTTGACCCCTGGCCCCCTGACCACTTCGACCCGCACCCGTCAGGCGATGATGGTGGATTGGGGTTCATGGGACGATCGCTTCAACCAGCTCACCGCCAGCGTCTGCACGCAGCTGCTGGCGATCCTCAATGCTGCCGACAGCCACCATTGCGTGCCGTTGCAGGGCAGCGGCACCTTCGCCGTCGAAGCCGCCATCGGCACGCTGGTCCCGCGCAATGGCAAGGTGTTGGTGCTGATCAACGGCGCCTACGGCAAGCGCCTGGCGAAGATTTGCGAAGTGCTCGGTCGCTCGTTCAGCACCTTTGAAACCGATGAGGACGAGCCCACCACCGCTGCCGATGTAGATCGCCTACTGCTGGCTGACGCGGCCATCACCCACGTCGCGTTGATCCATTGCGAAACCAGTACCGGCATTCTCAACCCGCTGGCGGAGATCGCCCAAGTCGTCAAACGCCACGACAAGCGCCTGATCATCGATGCCATGAGTTCTTTCGGCGCGCTGCCGATCGATGCTCGCGAAGTGCCGTTCGAAGCGCTGATCGCCGCCTCGGGCAAATGCCTGGAAGGCGTACCGGGCATGGGCTTTGTCTTTGCCGAAAAAGCTGCGCTGGCCGCCTCCCAGGGCAACTGCCATTCCCTGGCAATGGACCTGTTCGACCAGCACACCTATATGGCCAAGACCGGCCAATGGCGTTTCACCCCACCGACCCACGTCGTCGCGGCCCTGCATGAAGCGTTGCTGCAATACGCCGAAGAAGGCGGCCTGCCCGCCCGTCATCAACGCTACGCCGACAACTGTCAGGCACTGCTGGACGGCATGGCTGCGCTGGGCCTGCGCAGTTTCCTGCCGGCGGCGATCCAGGCGCCGATCATCGTCACCTTCCACGCACCAAAAGACCCACGCTACCAGTTCAAGGACTTCTACGAACGGGTCAAGGCCAAGGGTTTCATCCTTTACCCCGGCAAGCTGACCCAGGTGGAAACCTTTCGCGTGGGCTGCATCGGCCATGTCGATGCGGCCGGTATGCAGGCGGCGGTCAAGGCTATCGCCGACGTGCTGCAAGAAATGGAAGTGCTGGACATTTGA
- the phnX gene encoding phosphonoacetaldehyde hydrolase, giving the protein MNYQNPNTLQAVILDWAGTVVDFGSFAPTQIFVEAFAEFDVQVSIEEARGPMGMGKWDHIRTLCDQPQVAERYRKAFGRTPTDDDVTAIYQRFMPLQIEKIAEHSALIPGALDTIAALRAQGIKIGSCSGYPKQVMDKVVALAATNGYVADHVVATDEVPNGRPWPAQALANVIALGIDDVAACVKVDDTVPGILEGRRAGMWTVALTCSGNALGLTYEQFRALGSATLASERQRIETMFEGSRPHYLIDTINDLPNVIVDINARLARGEMPQSY; this is encoded by the coding sequence ATGAACTATCAAAACCCCAACACCCTCCAGGCCGTTATCCTCGACTGGGCCGGCACCGTGGTCGACTTCGGCTCCTTCGCCCCCACGCAGATTTTTGTCGAGGCGTTTGCCGAGTTCGACGTGCAAGTTTCTATTGAGGAAGCCCGTGGGCCCATGGGCATGGGCAAGTGGGACCATATCCGCACCCTTTGCGATCAGCCGCAGGTTGCCGAGCGCTATCGCAAGGCGTTCGGCCGCACGCCGACCGATGACGACGTGACCGCCATCTACCAGCGTTTCATGCCGCTGCAAATCGAGAAGATCGCCGAACACTCGGCGCTGATCCCCGGCGCCCTCGACACCATCGCAGCGCTCCGGGCGCAAGGGATCAAGATCGGCTCCTGCTCCGGCTACCCCAAGCAAGTGATGGACAAGGTCGTCGCCCTGGCCGCCACCAACGGTTATGTCGCCGACCATGTGGTCGCGACCGACGAAGTTCCCAACGGCCGCCCTTGGCCGGCCCAGGCCCTGGCCAACGTGATCGCCCTGGGCATCGATGATGTGGCCGCGTGCGTGAAGGTCGACGACACCGTGCCGGGTATTCTCGAAGGCCGTCGTGCCGGGATGTGGACCGTAGCGCTGACCTGTTCGGGCAATGCCCTGGGCCTGACCTACGAGCAATTTCGCGCCCTGGGCAGCGCCACACTGGCCAGCGAGCGTCAGCGCATCGAAACAATGTTCGAAGGCTCGCGCCCGCACTACCTGATCGACACCATCAACGACCTGCCGAATGTCATCGTCGACATCAACGCACGCCTGGCACGCGGGGAAATGCCGCAAAGTTACTGA
- a CDS encoding cytochrome b: MPWKNSDTRYSTMSIALHWLMVVLLAVVYACIELRGQFPKGSGARTLIVEMHFMFGLTVFVLVWLRLFARSLGVAPKIVPAPPQWQNLLAKLMHWALYALMIGLPIAGWLIVSAKGHSVMFYGMELPPLIAENKALAEEIEGWHVLFAQIGYWLIGLHALAGIFHHYVMRDNTALRMMPGRHNPTR; the protein is encoded by the coding sequence ATGCCGTGGAAAAATTCCGATACGCGCTACAGCACCATGTCGATTGCGCTGCACTGGTTGATGGTAGTGCTGCTGGCGGTGGTCTACGCCTGCATTGAATTACGCGGGCAATTCCCCAAAGGCAGCGGTGCGCGCACGCTGATTGTGGAAATGCACTTTATGTTCGGACTCACCGTGTTTGTGCTGGTGTGGCTGCGCCTGTTCGCACGCAGCCTGGGGGTGGCGCCGAAGATCGTGCCAGCACCGCCGCAATGGCAGAACCTGCTGGCGAAGCTGATGCATTGGGCGCTGTATGCGTTGATGATCGGGTTGCCGATTGCCGGTTGGTTGATCGTCAGTGCCAAGGGGCATTCGGTGATGTTCTATGGGATGGAGTTACCGCCGCTGATTGCAGAAAACAAGGCATTGGCCGAGGAGATTGAAGGCTGGCACGTGCTGTTCGCCCAGATCGGTTACTGGCTGATCGGGCTGCATGCGCTGGCGGGGATCTTTCACCATTATGTGATGCGCGATAACACTGCCTTGCGAATGATGCCGGGCAGGCACAATCCCACCCGTTGA
- a CDS encoding 1-aminocyclopropane-1-carboxylate deaminase/D-cysteine desulfhydrase yields MGPFDWLPYAPLEPVQLDWLNGIELAVLRLDRIDPLISGNKWFKLTEHLAQARSTGAKGVISLGGAHSNHLHALAAAGKRFDFPTVGLLRGHPQDTPTVLDLKTFGMQLHWLGYGGYRARHEPGFWLPWREQYPDLYPIPEGGGGLDGALGCGVLVEQARVQLSHLGWTDYDAWWLAAGTGTTLAGLVLAEAGAHPVYGAMAVPGDHGVAQNVSAIVQTGYELLDACRGGFAKVDPLLLEFIQRTERDCGVPLEPLYTGKALLALKQQIEAGRFAPGTRLIFIHTGGLQGRRGFL; encoded by the coding sequence ATGGGCCCTTTCGATTGGCTGCCTTATGCGCCCCTTGAACCTGTGCAGCTTGATTGGCTGAACGGCATCGAGCTGGCCGTGCTGCGCCTGGACCGCATCGACCCGCTGATCAGCGGCAACAAGTGGTTCAAACTTACCGAACACTTGGCTCAGGCCCGCTCTACCGGCGCCAAAGGGGTTATCAGCCTTGGCGGGGCTCACTCCAACCATCTGCACGCACTGGCAGCGGCGGGCAAGCGCTTTGATTTTCCCACGGTTGGCCTGTTGCGCGGCCATCCCCAAGACACTCCCACGGTGCTCGACCTCAAGACCTTCGGCATGCAATTGCATTGGTTGGGCTACGGCGGTTATCGGGCGCGGCATGAGCCGGGTTTCTGGCTGCCCTGGCGCGAGCAGTATCCCGACCTTTATCCGATACCCGAAGGCGGTGGTGGTCTGGACGGTGCGCTGGGCTGTGGGGTGTTGGTGGAGCAGGCGCGGGTGCAGTTGAGCCACCTCGGGTGGACGGATTACGACGCATGGTGGCTGGCGGCGGGCACCGGTACTACCCTGGCCGGGCTGGTGCTGGCGGAGGCCGGCGCGCATCCGGTGTACGGCGCAATGGCTGTGCCGGGTGATCATGGCGTGGCGCAGAATGTGAGTGCGATTGTGCAGACCGGTTATGAGTTGCTGGACGCCTGCCGTGGCGGCTTTGCCAAGGTCGATCCGCTGCTGCTCGAGTTTATCCAGCGCACCGAACGGGACTGCGGTGTGCCACTGGAGCCGCTCTACACCGGCAAGGCGCTGCTGGCATTGAAGCAACAGATCGAGGCCGGCCGCTTTGCCCCCGGCACGCGCTTGATCTTCATCCACACTGGCGGCCTGCAAGGCCGCCGAGGTTTCCTGTAG
- a CDS encoding NADPH-dependent 2,4-dienoyl-CoA reductase: MTAAAYPHLLAPLDLGFTTLRNRTLMGSMHTGLEEKPGGFERMAAYFAERARGGVGLMVTGGIGPNDEGGVYAGAAKLTTEEEALKHKIVTQAVHEAGGKICMQILHAGRYAYSPKQVAPSAIQAPINPFKPKELDEEGIEKQIQDFVTCSLLAQAAEYDGVEIMGSEGYFINQFLAAQTNHRTDRWGGSFENRMRLAVEIVRRVREAVGPNFIIIFRLSMLDLVEGGSVWKEIVQLAKAIEQAGATIINTGIGWHEARIPTIATKVPRGAFSKVTAKLRGVVQIPLITTNRINTPEIAEQILAEGDADMVSMARPFLADPEFVNKAAAGRADEINTCIGCNQACLDHTFGGKLTTCLVNPRACYETELNYLPVKQIKKIAVVGAGPAGLAAATVAAERGHQVTLFDSASEIGGQFNIAKRVPGKEEFFETLRYFKRKLQTTHVELCLNTRVGVEQLVAGDYDEVILATGIAPRTPAIPGVENAKVLSYLDVILERKPVGKRVAVIGAGGIGFDVSEFLVHQGVSTSLDREAFWKEWGIDTQLEARGGVAGIKPERHAPAREVFLLQRKASKVGDGLGKTTGWIHRTGLKNKQVQMLNSVEYLKIDDAGLHIRIGAEGEPQVLAVDNIVICAGQDPLRELHDGLVAAGQNVHLIGGADVAAELDAKRAINQGSRLAAEL, translated from the coding sequence ATGACCGCTGCTGCCTACCCGCACCTGCTGGCCCCGTTGGACCTGGGTTTTACCACCTTGCGCAACCGTACCCTGATGGGCTCGATGCACACCGGCCTGGAAGAAAAGCCCGGCGGTTTCGAGCGCATGGCGGCCTACTTTGCCGAGCGCGCCCGTGGCGGCGTAGGCCTGATGGTCACCGGCGGCATTGGCCCGAATGATGAAGGCGGGGTATACGCCGGGGCAGCCAAGCTGACCACTGAAGAAGAGGCGCTCAAGCACAAGATCGTCACCCAGGCGGTGCACGAGGCGGGCGGCAAGATCTGCATGCAGATCCTTCACGCCGGGCGTTATGCCTACAGCCCCAAGCAGGTGGCGCCGAGTGCGATCCAGGCGCCGATCAACCCGTTCAAGCCCAAGGAATTGGATGAAGAGGGCATCGAGAAGCAGATTCAGGATTTCGTCACCTGCTCATTGCTGGCCCAGGCCGCCGAATACGACGGTGTGGAAATCATGGGTTCGGAGGGCTACTTCATTAACCAGTTCCTCGCCGCCCAGACCAACCATCGCACCGACCGTTGGGGCGGCAGCTTTGAAAACCGTATGCGCCTGGCGGTGGAGATCGTGCGTCGCGTGCGCGAGGCCGTCGGCCCGAACTTCATCATTATCTTCCGCCTGTCGATGCTTGACCTAGTGGAAGGCGGCAGCGTGTGGAAGGAAATCGTGCAGTTGGCCAAGGCTATCGAGCAGGCTGGCGCGACGATCATCAATACCGGTATCGGCTGGCACGAAGCGCGTATCCCGACCATCGCCACCAAGGTCCCGCGGGGCGCCTTCAGCAAAGTCACCGCCAAATTGCGCGGTGTGGTGCAGATTCCGCTGATCACCACCAACCGCATCAACACCCCGGAAATCGCCGAGCAGATCCTGGCCGAAGGCGATGCCGACATGGTCTCGATGGCGCGCCCGTTTCTGGCCGACCCGGAGTTCGTCAACAAGGCCGCCGCTGGGCGCGCCGATGAGATCAACACCTGCATCGGCTGCAACCAGGCGTGCCTGGACCACACCTTCGGCGGCAAGCTGACCACCTGTTTGGTCAACCCGCGCGCCTGCTATGAAACCGAACTCAATTACCTGCCCGTCAAGCAGATCAAGAAAATCGCGGTGGTCGGCGCCGGCCCTGCCGGTCTGGCCGCTGCCACTGTTGCCGCTGAGCGTGGGCATCAGGTGACCTTGTTCGATTCCGCCAGCGAGATTGGCGGCCAGTTCAATATCGCCAAGCGCGTGCCGGGCAAGGAAGAGTTTTTCGAAACCCTGCGTTACTTCAAACGCAAATTGCAGACCACTCACGTAGAGCTGTGCCTGAACACCCGTGTGGGCGTCGAGCAGCTGGTGGCAGGTGATTATGACGAGGTGATCCTGGCCACCGGTATCGCGCCGCGCACCCCGGCGATCCCGGGCGTCGAGAACGCCAAGGTGTTGAGTTACCTGGATGTGATCCTGGAGCGCAAGCCGGTGGGCAAGCGTGTGGCGGTGATCGGCGCCGGCGGCATCGGTTTCGATGTATCGGAATTCCTCGTACACCAAGGCGTGTCTACCAGCCTGGATCGAGAGGCGTTCTGGAAAGAGTGGGGCATCGATACCCAACTGGAAGCACGTGGCGGGGTGGCCGGGATCAAGCCCGAGCGCCATGCGCCGGCCCGCGAGGTGTTCCTGCTGCAACGCAAGGCTTCCAAGGTTGGCGACGGCCTGGGCAAGACCACCGGCTGGATTCACCGTACCGGCTTGAAGAACAAACAGGTGCAGATGCTCAACAGCGTCGAGTACTTGAAGATCGATGACGCAGGCTTGCATATCCGCATCGGCGCCGAGGGTGAACCGCAGGTGCTGGCGGTGGACAACATTGTCATCTGCGCCGGCCAGGACCCACTGCGCGAACTGCATGACGGCCTGGTTGCTGCCGGCCAGAACGTGCACCTGATCGGCGGCGCCGATGTGGCGGCCGAGCTGGATGCCAAGCGCGCCATCAACCAGGGCTCGCGCCTGGCTGCCGAGTTGTAA
- a CDS encoding carbon-nitrogen hydrolase family protein encodes MRKLLAFTVTMALVAALAAYLVWTQERPVAHYLSDLRITLAVNEGEPADRGNLLGIQPELFPADYQSLERLHLKLSSYLQKARDQGLINAKTIVVLPEHIGTWLMLKGEKNELYQAAHLKDAMNWLSISNPLQFAKAWISATGDNRMDDAYLRMKAPAMARDYQVVFGGLAKEFGVTLVAGSIALPNPSVIQGQLEVGHGALYNASVVFAADGLPLGQPQRQLYPIYDERGFIEPGDENVVSVVDTPAGRLGTLVGSDSWYPDNYRKLNEQGAQLIAVPAFVTGRDTWDRPWRGFKSVSTPSEVSLKPEETSEGAAWRRLTLISQQPVSQAMAGMSVFLRGQFWDLGSAGQSFLSSNGQVFADGDARGARLLNIWL; translated from the coding sequence ATGCGTAAACTTCTAGCGTTCACCGTCACCATGGCCCTGGTTGCCGCCCTCGCCGCGTATCTGGTCTGGACCCAGGAGCGCCCCGTGGCGCATTACCTGTCAGACCTGCGTATCACCCTCGCCGTCAATGAGGGCGAACCAGCCGACCGTGGCAACCTGCTCGGCATTCAGCCAGAGCTGTTCCCTGCCGACTATCAAAGCCTGGAACGCCTGCATCTGAAGCTGTCGAGCTACCTGCAAAAAGCGCGCGACCAAGGCCTGATCAACGCCAAGACCATCGTGGTGCTGCCCGAACATATCGGCACCTGGCTGATGCTCAAGGGCGAAAAAAACGAGCTGTACCAGGCCGCGCATTTGAAGGATGCGATGAACTGGCTGTCGATCAGCAACCCACTGCAGTTTGCGAAAGCCTGGATCAGCGCCACCGGCGACAACCGCATGGATGACGCCTACCTGCGCATGAAGGCCCCTGCCATGGCGCGCGACTATCAAGTGGTGTTCGGCGGGCTGGCAAAAGAATTTGGCGTAACCCTGGTGGCAGGCTCCATCGCCCTGCCCAACCCGAGCGTGATTCAGGGCCAGTTGGAAGTCGGCCATGGCGCGCTGTACAACGCCAGCGTGGTGTTTGCCGCCGACGGTTTGCCACTGGGCCAACCGCAGCGCCAGCTCTACCCGATCTACGATGAGCGTGGCTTTATCGAGCCAGGCGATGAGAATGTCGTCAGCGTGGTGGATACGCCTGCCGGGCGCCTGGGCACCCTGGTCGGCAGCGACAGCTGGTACCCGGACAACTATCGCAAGCTTAACGAGCAAGGTGCGCAACTGATCGCAGTACCGGCCTTCGTCACTGGCCGCGACACCTGGGACCGTCCATGGCGCGGGTTCAAGAGCGTGTCGACGCCTTCCGAAGTCAGCCTCAAACCCGAAGAAACCAGCGAAGGCGCCGCCTGGCGCCGCCTCACCCTGATCAGCCAGCAGCCCGTCAGCCAGGCGATGGCGGGCATGAGCGTATTTTTACGTGGGCAGTTCTGGGACCTGGGCAGCGCCGGCCAGAGTTTTCTGAGCAGCAACGGGCAAGTGTTCGCCGACGGCGATGCCCGTGGCGCGCGCCTGCTGAATATCTGGCTGTAG